The window CCGGTAGAAGCTTTGTCGGTGATAATTTCCAGGTTTGGAATTTCAGATTCCGAGATATTTGGTTTTGGATCAATGAAATAAACAGGCGCTGTTACTTTTTTATAATGAATCAAACTTGCGGCAGGATATACTTGCATCGAAGTACCAATAACCATTATGATACCGGCTTCAGTAACTTTTTCTATGGCCGGTTCCATCATGGGAACTGCTTCTCCAAACCAGACTATGTGTGGACGTAGCTGAGAATTATGTTCGCAGAGATCACCCAAACAAATATCTTTTTTCCAGTCATAGACCAGGTCTTCATCAAAAGAACTGCGGGCTTTTAATAATTCGCCGTGTAGGTGGATCACATTAGTAGACCCGGCTCTTTCATGCAGGTCATCTACATTTTGGGTTATGACAGAGATGTCGAAATCATTTTCCAGTTTAGCTAAAGCTATATGTGCAGGGTTTGGTTTAACTTCAAAAAGCTGACTTCTTCTTTTGTTATAAAAATCCAAAACCAGTTCAGGATTGTTTTTCCAGCCCAAAGGAGAAGCAACTTCCATGATATCGTGTCCTTCCCATAGTCCGTTGGCATCTCTGAATGTATTGATTCCGCTTTCTGCACTTATCCCGGCTCCGGTTAAAACCACCAGTTTCTCTTTTGTGTTATTCATGATTCCTGATTACTCGTAAATTATAAAGATGTTTTAAATTGCCATAAAAAACAAATAAATGGCCGACTTAAAATTATTGGAGTACCTGGAGGGATTTTTGACTGAAGAACGCAAAACCAAATTTATGGACGTTTTATCGAGAAGAACCCGTCATTTTACCATTGCGACTGAAGATGTATATCAGATGCATAATGCCAGTGCCGTGATTAGAAGTTGTGATGTATTCGGCATTCAGGACGCCCACCTGATTGAAGAAAAGTTCGGGAAGCGTTTAGATAGTAAAATAGCTATGGGAGCGCAAAAATGGGTAGATATACATCGTTATTCGAGTACCGCTGAATGCATGAAAACCCTTAAGGCCAACGGGTATAAAATTATAGCAACCACACCCCATGATGATTCCTGCTATCTTGATGAATTTGATATAACACAGCAGTCAGCTTTCTTTTTCGGGACAGAACTGAATGGACTTTCGGAGGAGATTATTAAGAATGCAGATGGTTTTTTAAAAATACCAATGGCCGGATTTACCGAAAGTTTAAATATATCAGTTTCTGCAGCTATTATTTTAGAGCATGTTACAACCAAGCTCAGGAAATCGGATATAGAATGGAAATTAACTCATGAAGAGGTGCTTGAGAAGAGAGTAGATTGGTCTAAAAAATCAATCAGGAGCATTGATGACATATTGCAGCGCTTTTATGAAATCAGCTGATTAAATATATTCACAATAAATTTTTTAGTAAATTTAAAGGTGTAACCAATCATTACTGTTATGACGATTATTATATATATCATTATAGCTATTATAGGTGTTGTTCTGTTGTTGACGATCATTGCTCCGAAAAATTATCATGTAAGCAGGCATATCACGATCGATAAACCCTTACCGGAAGTATTTGATTATTTAAAGTATGTTAAAAATCAAAGCCGGTGGTCTCCGTGGGAAGCCAAAGATCCGGAAATGCAAAAGGATTTTGTAGGGACAGACGGAATGGTGGGTTTTGTTTCCAAATGGAAAGGAAATAAAGAGGTTGGTGAAGGTGAACAGGAAATAACAAATATTGTGAAAAATAAAGTTGTAGAAACCCAACTGCGTTTTTTAAAACCTTGGAAATCTGTTTCTGATGCTTATATCAAGGTTTCGGAGGTAACAGAGAATATAACGAAGGTAACATGGGGGTTTCAGGGTGAGAATAAGTTTCCGATGAGCATTTTTATGTTGTTTATGAATATGGACAAAACCGTAGGGAAGGATTTTGAAGAAGGCCTTGGTAAGTTGAAAAGAGTATTGGAAAAGCAATAAATTCATTTCGTAATGGAACATAATATGGTGGGCTGGTTTGAAATCCCTGTTACAGATATGGACAGGGCCAGGAAGTTTTATGAATCGGTATTCGATATAAAAATACATTTAGAAGACTTTAATGAATTGAAAATGGGATGGTTCCCCTGGGCGGAAGGAAAACCGGGGGCTGCAGGATCTTTAGTGTTGCACAAAGACTGGTATCAACCCAGTGATTCGCTGGGGCCTTTATTGTATTTTTCTTCTGAGGATGTCCAGTACCATATTGATAAAATTGAACGGGCCGGAGGTAAAGTACTTCAGCCGAAAACCCTTATCAAAGAGGATATAGGTTATATGGGAGTATTTATAGATACAGAAGGCAACCGTATCGCATTACATTCCAGGGAATAATACTTTATTGGCACCGCCAAAGGGTATAATACCCCGAGGCTTGCCCTTGTGAAATAGTCCTGACGGAATTTCATAGGGCTTGCCTAGAAATTAAAATTTGTTTCCGACCAATGCCTCGTGTGCTTGCACCGAGGTAGTTTACTTGTTTTTCCTGTTAAGAACTTTATATTCTTCATAGCATGCACTGACTGCATCCAGTATTTGCAGGTCGTTGGCACTTTTAATAAAATCGTCGGAATAATTGCAGTAACGTAAAATATCATCAATTTCATTAGTGTTTACTTGTAGCAAAGCAGCCAGAGTCTCCCTGTCAAACTTTGAAGCGAGTAAATTTCTGATTTCATCGTTTTCCTGCATTTGGCGGAGTTTCCGCATTTGTTTTGGTTTTTTTCCAAACAGCTTATGGAGGAAATCCGCAGGGTTAAATAAAGCCCCTAAAACGCTGGTTACGCCGGTAGTACTGCTTTTTCCTCCTTCATAACCAATATTGAGTCCCGAGATACTATATCTTGGAGCATTGCTTATCGGAATGTTCTTGGAGTCTATTTCCAGGTATCCTGTAAGTTGGAAGGGTCTGACAACCACATCTTCCAGTGCATAGGCCATTTCGGTGAGGCTGACCTTGGTGTTTTGAAATTTCAGCATGTCATTGGTGACCCTAACTGAAAATGATTTGTAACCGATAAAAGAAAAATACAAGGTGTCATTTACTTTGGCAGCAATTTCGAAATCCCCTTCTTCGTTGGTAATGGTACCGAGTACTTGGTTCAGATTTAGTACATGAACATTATCCATTGGCAAGTCAGTTTGAGCATTTACCACAATACCTTTTACCGAATCGTCTCTTTCCTGGGCAAAAGACATCAAGCTGATAAAAGCGGTAAATAAAAAGAACAAGCTTTTTTTCATGTATTTAATTTTATGTGCTCCTTTGTTTGTCAGAGCTTAGGTTTTTGAATTGCTGATATTTATGGTATTCAAAATTTACAAGGACCTTATGTGTGAAAATTGAATAGGCCCTAAAAGTAGTAAACAAAACGAAAAAATGCGCCTTAAAGCGCATTTTTAATTTAACATTAACGACTAGATTTATTTTCTGCGTTTACGTTTAAATGAATTTTTAGAATCACCACCTTTTTTTCTTCTTGGCTTATCTTTACGTCTTCTGTCTTTGGTGTTTTTTGATACTTCAACATTAATATAACGCCCATCCAGTTTAAACTGTGAGAACATATCTAAAATAGCTTCACTATGAGCTGCATCGGTATTAAAGAAAGAGAAACTGTCTTTTACATCTACCTTGTAGATGTCGTCTCTGCCTAATTCCATTACATCTCTCAAGAAATCTTTTAAAGTGCGCCAGTCGTACCCGTCTTTTTCACCGATATTTATAAAATAACGCACATCACCATTGCTGGAAATTTCTTCCCTTCTGTTCATGTCTACATTAAGGTCTTTAGCGCGTTTGTAATAGTCGAAGAATCGGGTAAATTCAACAGAAACAAGTTTTTTAATGAGTTCTTCGCGATCTAATCCTTCCAGAACATCATATATAGCAGGCAGATAGTGGTTTACTTCCGGATTGATCTCAGTATTCTTGATCTTGCTGGCCAGGTGATACAATTGAATTTCGCATACTTCTTCAGCGTTGGGAACCTTCTTTTCATCAAATTTCTTTTTGATGATTCTTTCAATCGCCTTGATTTTTCTTATTTCACTTTTAGCGACAATGACCATAGAAGTTCCTGACTTACCGGCCCTTCCTGTCCTACCGCTACGATGCGTATATGTTTCTACTTCATCCGGGAGCTGGTAGTTGATAACATGGGTTACATCATCAACGTCGATTCCTCTTGCAGCAACATCAGTTGCAACAAGCATCTGAATCTGGCGTGTTCTGAAAGTTTTCATTACGATATCGCGCTGATTTTGGCTTAAATCACCATGCAGCGCAGCAGCGTTATAACCGTCTTCTATAAGTTTTTCAGCAACACTTTGCGTATCTCGTTTAGTCCTACAGAAAACAACCGAGAAGATATCCGGATTGGCATCTGCCAGGCGTTTCAGAGCAAGATACCTGTCTCTTCCGTTAACCACATAATACTCATGTTGAACATTTTGAGCTGCTGAATTTTTATTTCCAACAGTAATCTCTAAAGGGTCGGACATGAACTTCTTGGCTATCTGAGAAACCTCTTTTGGCATGGTTGCAGAAAACAACCAGGTGGATTTGTCTTTAGGAGTGTGCGAAAGAATGGATTTGATGTCTTCGTAGAAGCCCATGTTTAACATTTCATCTGCTTCATCAAGTACGCAGTATTCTATTTTAGAAATGTCAACCAACGAACGATTGATCATGTCTTGCATTCTACCTGGAGTAGCTACTATGATCTGCGCTCCTCTTTTTACTTTTTTTGCCTGATCTGTAATGCTGGCACCACCATATATGGCAACTACGTTTAAATCTTTTATGTATTTAGAATAGTTCTTTAACTCGCTTGCAATCTGTAAGCAAAGTTCCCTTGTCGGTGATAGTATTAACCCCTGTGTAGTTCTATCTTCGGTGTTTATCTTCTGAATAAGTGGAAACCCAAAGGCGGCTGTTTTACCGGTACCGGTTTGCGCCAGAGCAACCATGTCGGTATCTTGTGAGAGTAGGATAGGAATTGCTTTTTCTTGTACTTCTGATGGCGTTTCAAACCCCATGTCATTGATTGCATTTAACAACAATTCGTCTAGTCCTAGTAATTCAAATTGATTCATAAATATCTTCTAAAATTGGCCGCAAAGGTAATGATTAATGTATAATGAATTGATTAATAATCAATTATTTGTAAAATCTTTTACTGTCAAGTCTTTATTTCAGATAATCAATGAGTTGATACATGGCCTTGGCACGGTGACTGATTTCGTTTTTGACGGAAAGAGGAAGTTCTGCAAAAGTTTTATTGTATCCGTCGGGAATAAACACCGGATCGTAACCGAATCCTTTGTCTCCATACTGCCGGTCTGTTATAATGCCGTTTGCAATACCGGTAAAGATCACTTTTTCACTCGCTAAATTTACGGCTATGGCTGTTTTAAAACGGGCTTCCCTGTTATTTTTATCTTTCAGTGCGGCTAATAATTTATTCATATTGGCCTGGGCATCTTTTTCTTCTCCGGCATAACGTGCAGACAGTACGCCGGGCTCACCGTTAAGGGCTCTTACTTCTAATCCGGTGTCGTCTGCAAAGCAATTTACCCGATACTTTTCAGAAACATAATTCGCTTTTTGAATGGCATTGCCTTCAATAGTATCGGAAGTTTCAGGAATATCTTCTGTACAGCCTATGTCGTCAAGGCTCAATAATTCAATATGCTTAGGGAGCAAGGCTTTAACCTCTAATAGTTTATTTTTATTGTGTGTGGCAAATACTAGTTTCATAATATGAATTATTTAGCGGTGGTGGTATGGTTCGTTTCTTAAGATGGTGAAGGCCCTATATAATTGCTCGACAAAAAACAGACGGACCATTTGGTGCGAGAATGTCATTTTTGATAGAGATACTTTCCCTTGGGCCTTTTGATATACTTCGGTTGAAAAACCATACGGACCACCTATGGCAAATATTAATTGTTTGATGCCCGAATTCAATTTTTTTTGTATAAAACCGGAAAAATCTTCTGATGAAAAGTTTTTTCCGTTTTCATCCAGAAGGATCAGCCGGTCTGCTGGTTGTATTTTTTTCAGGATAAGTTGCCCTTCTCTTTCTTTTTGCTGGTCTTCAGAAAGGTTCTTCGCATTTTTTATATCAGGGATGATCTCCAGGGAGAACTTTATATAAAACCCAAGCCTTTTATCGTATTCACTGATAAGTTGCTGTAAATGAATGTTGTCGGTTTTGCCTACTGCGATTAGTTTGATATTCATATGAGCAAAAATACTGTTTTTAGATGTGTATTTAAGTGATTTTTAATTCTCAATGCTCCTAAGCAATTGGTTTTTTAATAAATTAGCCAAAAGTTTTTTTATGATTTCCGAAGAGCAATTTCAACACGAGCTTCAACTGATAATTAAAAATGCCATCAGGGAAGATGTAGGGGATGGGGACCATAGTTCGTTGGCTTGTATTCCTGTAACGGCTATAGGAAGGGCAAAGCTGTTGGTTAAGGATTCCGGATTGATTGCCGGAGTAGATTTTGCAAAGAGGGTATTTGCAGCGGTAGACAAAAGACTTGAGGTTGAAACTTTAATACCCGATGGTACTGTTGTTGGCCATGGAGACATTGTTTTTTATGTTGAAGGTGCTTCGCAGAGTATTTTAAAGGCAGAGCGCATCGTTTTGAATGCCATGCAAAGAATGAGCGCCATTGCTACAAAAACAAACAAATATGTGAAACTGTTAGAAGGCAGCGGAACTCATATTTTGGATACCCGAAAAACGACTCCCGGAATACGCGCCCTCGAAAAATGGGCCGTTAAGATAGGTGGAGGGATGAATCATCGCTTTGCGTTGTATGACATGGTTATGCTGAAAGACAACCACATAGATTTTGCAGGAGGAATCACCAGTGCAATCGAAAAAACACAGGAATACCTGAAGAGGAACAACAAAGACCTGAAAATTATTGTCGAGGCCAGAAATCTGGATGAAGTAAGGGAAATTATGAGATCTGAAGGCGTATACAGAATCCTGTTGGATAACTTTACTTATGCCGATACCCGAAAAGCGGTTGAGTTAATTGGAGACCGGTGTCAGACGGAATCTTCGGGAGGTATTAACGAAAGTACATTAAGAAAATATGCAGAATGTGGAGTTGATTATATATCTTCAGGAGCATTAACACATTCAGTGCATAATATGGACTTGAGTCTAAAAGCAGTGTAGCATGTCTACCGAAATAGAAGAGAAACTTGCTAAAATACCTGTCGTCAACCAGGTTGTAGGTTTTTTAAAAAAAATAAAACTTCCCGGTTTTGAAGGGCTGTCGATATACGATTTGCTGGAAATGTATATTACGGGGATTGTAAAGGGTGCACTCACCTATCGGGCAAGTGCAATATCTTTCAGTTTTTTTATGGCCATCTTCCCTTTTTTACTTTTTGTTCTTAACCTGATTCCGTTTGTCTCTGATCTGACAGGAGTGGAAAACTTTCAGGAAGACTTTTTAACATTTATAAATAGTTTGTTGCCTCCGCAAACTGCTGATTTGTTTGATCGGATTATTACAGATATTGTTAATAACAGGAGGGGAGGGCTCCTTTCATCAGTTTTCTTCTTGTCCATTTTTTTAATGGCGAACGGGATTAATGCGATATTCGGTGGATTTGAAACATCTTATCATGTAAGAATAACCAGAAATGTTATCAAACAATATTTTATGTCGGTGGCTGTAGCGCTCATATTGGCTTTTATGTTGTTGTTCGGGG of the Zhouia spongiae genome contains:
- a CDS encoding SIR2 family NAD-dependent protein deacylase; translation: MNNTKEKLVVLTGAGISAESGINTFRDANGLWEGHDIMEVASPLGWKNNPELVLDFYNKRRSQLFEVKPNPAHIALAKLENDFDISVITQNVDDLHERAGSTNVIHLHGELLKARSSFDEDLVYDWKKDICLGDLCEHNSQLRPHIVWFGEAVPMMEPAIEKVTEAGIIMVIGTSMQVYPAASLIHYKKVTAPVYFIDPKPNISESEIPNLEIITDKASTGVPKAISLLLHK
- a CDS encoding TrmH family RNA methyltransferase produces the protein MADLKLLEYLEGFLTEERKTKFMDVLSRRTRHFTIATEDVYQMHNASAVIRSCDVFGIQDAHLIEEKFGKRLDSKIAMGAQKWVDIHRYSSTAECMKTLKANGYKIIATTPHDDSCYLDEFDITQQSAFFFGTELNGLSEEIIKNADGFLKIPMAGFTESLNISVSAAIILEHVTTKLRKSDIEWKLTHEEVLEKRVDWSKKSIRSIDDILQRFYEIS
- a CDS encoding SRPBCC family protein translates to MTIIIYIIIAIIGVVLLLTIIAPKNYHVSRHITIDKPLPEVFDYLKYVKNQSRWSPWEAKDPEMQKDFVGTDGMVGFVSKWKGNKEVGEGEQEITNIVKNKVVETQLRFLKPWKSVSDAYIKVSEVTENITKVTWGFQGENKFPMSIFMLFMNMDKTVGKDFEEGLGKLKRVLEKQ
- a CDS encoding VOC family protein, with protein sequence MEHNMVGWFEIPVTDMDRARKFYESVFDIKIHLEDFNELKMGWFPWAEGKPGAAGSLVLHKDWYQPSDSLGPLLYFSSEDVQYHIDKIERAGGKVLQPKTLIKEDIGYMGVFIDTEGNRIALHSRE
- a CDS encoding carboxypeptidase-like regulatory domain-containing protein, with amino-acid sequence MKKSLFFLFTAFISLMSFAQERDDSVKGIVVNAQTDLPMDNVHVLNLNQVLGTITNEEGDFEIAAKVNDTLYFSFIGYKSFSVRVTNDMLKFQNTKVSLTEMAYALEDVVVRPFQLTGYLEIDSKNIPISNAPRYSISGLNIGYEGGKSSTTGVTSVLGALFNPADFLHKLFGKKPKQMRKLRQMQENDEIRNLLASKFDRETLAALLQVNTNEIDDILRYCNYSDDFIKSANDLQILDAVSACYEEYKVLNRKNK
- a CDS encoding DEAD/DEAH box helicase, which translates into the protein MNQFELLGLDELLLNAINDMGFETPSEVQEKAIPILLSQDTDMVALAQTGTGKTAAFGFPLIQKINTEDRTTQGLILSPTRELCLQIASELKNYSKYIKDLNVVAIYGGASITDQAKKVKRGAQIIVATPGRMQDMINRSLVDISKIEYCVLDEADEMLNMGFYEDIKSILSHTPKDKSTWLFSATMPKEVSQIAKKFMSDPLEITVGNKNSAAQNVQHEYYVVNGRDRYLALKRLADANPDIFSVVFCRTKRDTQSVAEKLIEDGYNAAALHGDLSQNQRDIVMKTFRTRQIQMLVATDVAARGIDVDDVTHVINYQLPDEVETYTHRSGRTGRAGKSGTSMVIVAKSEIRKIKAIERIIKKKFDEKKVPNAEEVCEIQLYHLASKIKNTEINPEVNHYLPAIYDVLEGLDREELIKKLVSVEFTRFFDYYKRAKDLNVDMNRREEISSNGDVRYFINIGEKDGYDWRTLKDFLRDVMELGRDDIYKVDVKDSFSFFNTDAAHSEAILDMFSQFKLDGRYINVEVSKNTKDRRRKDKPRRKKGGDSKNSFKRKRRK
- a CDS encoding non-canonical purine NTP diphosphatase; translation: MKLVFATHNKNKLLEVKALLPKHIELLSLDDIGCTEDIPETSDTIEGNAIQKANYVSEKYRVNCFADDTGLEVRALNGEPGVLSARYAGEEKDAQANMNKLLAALKDKNNREARFKTAIAVNLASEKVIFTGIANGIITDRQYGDKGFGYDPVFIPDGYNKTFAELPLSVKNEISHRAKAMYQLIDYLK
- the rlmH gene encoding 23S rRNA (pseudouridine(1915)-N(3))-methyltransferase RlmH, with the translated sequence MNIKLIAVGKTDNIHLQQLISEYDKRLGFYIKFSLEIIPDIKNAKNLSEDQQKEREGQLILKKIQPADRLILLDENGKNFSSEDFSGFIQKKLNSGIKQLIFAIGGPYGFSTEVYQKAQGKVSLSKMTFSHQMVRLFFVEQLYRAFTILRNEPYHHR
- the nadC gene encoding carboxylating nicotinate-nucleotide diphosphorylase, which gives rise to MISEEQFQHELQLIIKNAIREDVGDGDHSSLACIPVTAIGRAKLLVKDSGLIAGVDFAKRVFAAVDKRLEVETLIPDGTVVGHGDIVFYVEGASQSILKAERIVLNAMQRMSAIATKTNKYVKLLEGSGTHILDTRKTTPGIRALEKWAVKIGGGMNHRFALYDMVMLKDNHIDFAGGITSAIEKTQEYLKRNNKDLKIIVEARNLDEVREIMRSEGVYRILLDNFTYADTRKAVELIGDRCQTESSGGINESTLRKYAECGVDYISSGALTHSVHNMDLSLKAV
- a CDS encoding YihY/virulence factor BrkB family protein, which codes for MSTEIEEKLAKIPVVNQVVGFLKKIKLPGFEGLSIYDLLEMYITGIVKGALTYRASAISFSFFMAIFPFLLFVLNLIPFVSDLTGVENFQEDFLTFINSLLPPQTADLFDRIITDIVNNRRGGLLSSVFFLSIFLMANGINAIFGGFETSYHVRITRNVIKQYFMSVAVALILAFMLLFGVAAFVYFEVYIGEALRTDDAMLSAQKTISLGRYLFFVLIVYISSALLYYFGTAEGKLSKFFSPGALLTTVLIMLSTYLFGIYIENFSKYNELYGFIGALLILMLYIWLNSNVLLLGFELNATLRSLKRRLN